In Rutidosis leptorrhynchoides isolate AG116_Rl617_1_P2 chromosome 2, CSIRO_AGI_Rlap_v1, whole genome shotgun sequence, one genomic interval encodes:
- the LOC139889914 gene encoding probable WRKY transcription factor 30, whose translation MDYKRVIDELTQGKEFAKQLMIHLNDPMSSKESQETLIHSILNSYDKSLSLVFTTHGFINSNVSKNESKDHEFFHPDPFFDKRKSTNSSIEKWNNQVIMSGDMGLEEALDDGHSWRKYGQKDILGAKHPRGYYRCAYRHIDGCLATKYVQKIVDDPITFDITYRGSHTCNRRSHTELEIQQKTPQQNQVNFQTGRNVGTENIETPSFNFLSTSNIIFSDGLTTSVEKSTNSMVLETELNDIVAPTTSFRRSQDSVDVDYTFGEFEFVSANNFDDLLFFD comes from the exons ATGGATTACAAAAGAGTCATTGATGAGTTAACTCAAGGCAAGGAGTTTGCCAAACAACTCATGATTCATCTTAATGACCCCATGTCTTCTAAAGAATCTCAAGAAACTTTGATTCATAGCATTCTCAATTCGTATGATAAATCGCTATCTTTAGTATTCACCACTCATGGGTTCATAAATTCAAATGTGAGTAAGAATGAGTCTAAAGATCACGAGTTTTTTCATCCCGATCCGTTCTTTGACAAGAG GAAGAGTACTAATAGTAGTATCGAGAAGTGGAATAATCAAGTGATAATGAGTGGCGACATGGGGCTTGAAGAAGCTCTTGATGATGGACATAGTTGGAGGAAGTATGGTCAAAAAGACATTCTTGGTGCCAAACATCCCCG AGGTTATTACAGATGCGCTTATCGACACATAGATGGTTGTCTTGCAACTAAATACGTACAAAAGATTGTCGATGATCCAATTACCTTTGACATCACCTACCGTGGAAGTCACACGTGTAATCGTAGGTCCCACACGGAGTTAGAGATCCAACAAAAAACGCCACAACAGAATCAAGTGAACTTCCAAACAGGTCGTAACGTTGGAACTGAAAATATAGAGACCCCTTCATTTAACTTCCTTTCAACATCTAACATTATCTTTAGTGATGGTCTAACAACATCAGTCGAGAAAAGCACGAATTCAATGGTTTTGGAAACTGAACTAAATGATATTGTTGCACCTACGACTTCTTTTCGAAGATCTCAAGATAGTGTTGACGTTGACTATACTTTTGGTGAATTCGAATTTGTCAGCGCTAACAATTTTGACGATTTACTATTTTTCGACTAA
- the LOC139893358 gene encoding transcription factor SPEECHLESS, translating into MVGDQSTCLPNNFFHKSSDQFDETKFLSTSPDDIFTILEALEGVSDEFPTLIDESDCGVKDGGLHPLMSQKSTSSSGLQELEKTEVETALPKMKKQKVVEEECEKEDGHVKTNHVTVERNRRKQMNEHLTVLRSLMPCFYVKRGDQASIIGGVINYITELQQVLQSLEAKKQRKVYSDVLSPRNISSPRTLPLSPRKPPLSPRPSLPISPRTPQSASPYRHRLPSTASYLSSSSMANSTPPSPCNSSSNSGKINELVANSKSSIADVEVKFSGPNLVLKTLSARLPGQATKIMSVLEDLSLEILQATINTVDETMVNTFTIKIGIECKLSAEDLAEQIQLTFC; encoded by the exons ATGGTTGGTGATCAGTCTACATGTTTACCTAATAATTTCTTTCACAAATCTTCTGATCAGTTTGATGAGACAAAATTCTTGTCTACATCTCCAGATGACATCTTTACTATTCTTGAGGCGTTAGAGGGTGTTTCTGACGAATTTCCGACCTTGATCGATGAATCGGATTGTGGTGTCAAAGATGGTGGCTTGCACCCATTAATGTCCCAAAAATCGACTTCTTCAAGCGGCCTACAAGAGCTTGAAAAGACGGAAGTTGAGACGGCTTTGCCAAAAATGAAAAAACAAAAGGTGGTAGAAGAAGAATGTGAAAAGGAAGATGGACATGTGAAGACGAATCATGTTACGGTTGAGAGGAACCGACGGAAGCAAATGAACGAACACTTAACCGTTCTTCGCTCACTAATGCCTTGTTTTTATGTCAAAAGG GGTGATCAAGCATCAATAATTGGTGGGGTGATTAATTACATTACTGAATTGCAACAAGTGTTACAATCTTTAGAGGCAAAGAAGCAAAGGAAAGTTTATAGTGATGTTTTGAGCCCTAGGAATATTTCAAGCCCTAGAACCTTACCTTTGAGCCCTCGAAAACCGCCTTTGAGCCCGAGGCCAAGTTTACCAATTAGCCCAAGAACTCCACAATCAGCAAGCCCATACAGGCATAGGTTACCTTCTACTGCTTCGTACTTATCTTCATCATCCATGGCTAATAGTACTCCACCTTCACCTTGTAATTCTAGTTCAAATTCTGGCAAAATTAACGAACTTGTTGCGAATTCAAAGTCATCGATTGCTGATGTTGAGGTGAAATTTTCGGGGCCTAATCTTGTTTTGAAAACTCTCTCGGCGCGGTTACCGGGCCAAGCAACAAAGATAATGTCAGTTCTTGAAGACTTGTCTCTTGAAATCCTCCAGGCTACAATCAACACTGTTGATGAAACAATGGTTAACACATTTACAATCAAG ATTGGAATTGAATGCAAGTTAAGTGCAGAGGATCTTGCAGAACAAATTCAACTTACTTTTTGCTAG